The Vibrio navarrensis genome has a segment encoding these proteins:
- a CDS encoding DUF645 family protein, which produces MLDVQLGQLGFTKSSIVAEIALSLSEIR; this is translated from the coding sequence TTGTTGGATGTTCAACTCGGTCAACTTGGTTTCACAAAAAGCAGCATTGTCGCTGAAATCGCGCTTTCTTTGTCGGAAATTCGGTAA
- a CDS encoding nucleotidyltransferase family protein, with protein sequence MDTIVDLVRKDPVRFEALECVYQLELPQCYIAAGFVRNLVWDFLHRNVKPTPLNDIDVIFFDADCVDSDYEKSLELKLSEQMPQINWQVKNQAKMHLQNGDDPYQSTLDAMSYWPEKETAVAVRKVEHDHYECISAFGFESLFQGLITHNPKRAYGTFENRVKSKGWLVIWPNLRIAP encoded by the coding sequence ATGGATACTATCGTTGATTTAGTTAGAAAAGATCCCGTTCGATTTGAAGCACTGGAATGTGTTTACCAGCTTGAATTGCCTCAGTGCTACATAGCCGCAGGTTTTGTGCGAAACCTTGTCTGGGACTTTTTACATCGCAACGTAAAGCCGACGCCATTAAACGATATTGATGTCATTTTCTTCGATGCTGATTGTGTCGATTCAGATTATGAAAAATCACTTGAACTCAAGTTATCGGAGCAAATGCCCCAGATCAATTGGCAAGTGAAAAATCAAGCCAAGATGCACTTACAAAATGGCGACGATCCTTACCAAAGCACACTGGATGCCATGAGCTATTGGCCTGAAAAAGAAACGGCGGTAGCAGTGAGAAAAGTCGAGCACGATCATTATGAATGTATATCAGCCTTTGGTTTCGAGAGTTTATTTCAAGGTTTAATCACACATAATCCTAAACGAGCATATGGAACCTTCGAAAATCGAGTAAAGTCAAAGGGTTGGTTAGTTATATGGCCTAACTTGAGAATTGCGCCATAA
- a CDS encoding GNAT family N-acetyltransferase yields the protein MQLELDGYYLRSLDVEDKEAFYKWSRDREVTLYSLSSYAYPQSKSDIEKWLLSINSNPKNVSFGICSNENDQLLGYAGISGISTLNRSGEYFILIGEKSYWGKGFGTSVTKIVTDYAIRTLGLHRVQLTASSLNYGAIKAYENAGYQHEGVMRQSGFRNGEFVDKVLMSVLSTEWSGI from the coding sequence ATGCAATTGGAACTAGATGGTTACTATCTTCGTTCACTGGATGTGGAAGATAAGGAAGCATTTTACAAGTGGTCTCGTGACCGTGAAGTTACACTTTATAGCCTTTCTTCATATGCGTACCCTCAATCAAAATCAGATATCGAAAAATGGCTGTTATCCATAAATTCAAACCCTAAAAATGTCTCTTTTGGCATATGTAGTAACGAGAATGATCAGCTACTTGGATATGCTGGCATATCTGGGATCAGTACTCTAAATCGTAGCGGTGAATACTTCATTCTTATTGGAGAAAAAAGCTACTGGGGTAAGGGTTTTGGTACATCAGTAACAAAAATCGTAACAGATTACGCTATACGAACTCTTGGTTTGCACAGAGTTCAGCTTACAGCAAGCTCTCTTAATTACGGTGCAATTAAGGCTTATGAAAATGCAGGTTATCAACATGAGGGCGTGATGCGACAATCAGGTTTTCGCAATGGTGAATTTGTCGATAAAGTACTAATGTCAGTTCTGTCTACAGAGTGGTCAGGCATATAA
- a CDS encoding AAA family ATPase: protein MTKIYFVCGFIGSGKTTYSKKLANKHGAFRFSIDEWMIPLYGEYMEREVFDSRLAALQDLFKDSARQLFALGVPVIFDFGFWRKADRETFTGWASEVGVESEVHYLDVPFETCQQRALSRNSDLDGKSYEITPEMLKLFWSWFETPASNENVVWVHRDTQPRL, encoded by the coding sequence ATGACCAAAATCTATTTCGTATGTGGCTTTATTGGTTCGGGTAAAACTACCTACTCTAAGAAGCTTGCAAATAAACATGGAGCCTTTCGTTTCTCCATCGATGAATGGATGATTCCTTTATATGGTGAATATATGGAGCGTGAAGTCTTCGATAGCCGTTTGGCTGCGCTTCAAGACTTATTCAAAGACTCTGCTCGCCAGCTTTTTGCTCTTGGTGTCCCAGTTATTTTCGATTTTGGTTTTTGGCGCAAAGCTGACCGAGAAACTTTTACTGGTTGGGCATCAGAGGTGGGTGTTGAGAGTGAAGTTCATTATCTTGATGTTCCCTTCGAAACATGCCAACAAAGGGCACTTTCACGTAATTCAGATTTGGATGGCAAATCGTATGAAATTACACCTGAAATGTTGAAATTGTTCTGGTCTTGGTTTGAAACACCAGCGTCGAATGAAAATGTTGTTTGGGTTCATAGGGATACTCAACCACGCTTATAA
- a CDS encoding GNAT family N-acetyltransferase, translating into MELQQLNQRHVKCLLDHICLDSELTFCEGAVPPKHVLIRSYEQLQNSKAEIWSLPYMMSVDNNVVGFCGFKDEPQDGEVEIGYNVSPYKQGRGFAKLAVNQLCQLAFNMDSIESVVALISSANLASLNVVRANNFVFIGFVVDSDNEKLEKWVLQRASCA; encoded by the coding sequence TTGGAACTACAACAGTTAAATCAGCGCCATGTTAAATGCTTGCTCGACCATATTTGCCTTGACTCAGAATTGACGTTTTGTGAAGGGGCTGTGCCACCAAAGCATGTTCTGATTCGTTCTTATGAGCAGCTCCAAAACTCAAAAGCTGAAATTTGGTCATTACCCTACATGATGTCAGTGGACAATAATGTCGTTGGTTTCTGTGGCTTCAAAGATGAACCTCAAGATGGTGAAGTTGAAATTGGATACAATGTTTCGCCTTATAAACAAGGTCGAGGATTTGCAAAATTGGCAGTCAATCAACTTTGTCAGTTAGCGTTTAATATGGATTCAATTGAAAGTGTTGTGGCTTTGATTTCATCGGCGAACCTCGCTTCGTTGAATGTCGTACGAGCCAACAACTTTGTTTTCATTGGTTTTGTGGTTGATAGCGACAATGAAAAATTGGAAAAATGGGTGCTACAGCGTGCATCCTGTGCCTAA
- a CDS encoding IS3-like element ISVpa4 family transposase (programmed frameshift), which yields MTRKRRNHSPEFKAKVALDAAKGDKTVAELAQKYNLHANQISTWKKELLENAAMIFATENHTGKENSEEVDKLHAKIGQLTMENGFFGQSARSLDRAQRKSSLVKSTPLPIKRQCELLNIARSTAYYQPIGLSAEEIALRRMIDEIHLQYPFMGSRRIRTELAKKGHSVNRKRVVRLMRDMGIGAIYPKPKTTLANKAHKVYPYLLRDIEVTYPNQAWAIDITYIPMAKGFLYLVAIIDWYSRKVLAWRLSNTMDTSFCIEALEEALKHYGPPDIFNSDQGSQFTSTEFTQKLIEHDIRISMDGKGRWVDNVFIERLWRSLKYEEVYLKAYTTPREAELEIGNYMVFYNEERNHQGLNNLTPDEAYFGRQRYAA from the exons ATGACTAGAAAACGTAGAAACCACTCTCCTGAGTTTAAAGCTAAGGTGGCACTCGATGCCGCTAAAGGCGATAAAACCGTCGCTGAGTTAGCTCAGAAATACAACCTGCACGCTAACCAAATCTCGACATGGAAAAAGGAGCTGCTTGAAAACGCAGCCATGATTTTTGCCACCGAAAATCACACAGGAAAAGAGAATTCCGAAGAAGTGGACAAACTTCACGCCAAGATCGGTCAATTGACCATGGAAAATG GATTTTTTGGCCAAAGTGCTCGGTCGTTAGACCGAGCCCAGCGAAAGAGTTCGCTGGTTAAATCCACCCCATTGCCGATAAAGCGCCAGTGTGAGCTGCTCAATATTGCTCGCTCTACCGCTTACTATCAACCCATAGGACTCTCTGCTGAGGAGATTGCGTTGCGCCGTATGATTGACGAAATTCATCTTCAGTATCCGTTTATGGGCAGTCGGCGCATTCGAACTGAGCTGGCTAAGAAGGGTCATAGCGTTAATCGTAAGCGTGTTGTTCGACTCATGCGCGATATGGGGATTGGGGCGATTTACCCCAAGCCCAAAACGACGCTGGCGAACAAAGCACACAAGGTGTATCCCTACCTGTTGCGTGATATCGAAGTCACTTACCCAAACCAAGCTTGGGCGATTGATATCACGTACATCCCAATGGCGAAGGGGTTCCTGTACCTCGTTGCTATTATCGACTGGTATAGCCGCAAAGTGCTGGCTTGGCGACTATCCAACACCATGGACACGAGTTTTTGTATCGAAGCGCTTGAGGAAGCGCTGAAGCATTATGGGCCACCTGATATCTTTAACTCAGATCAAGGCAGCCAGTTTACCAGCACAGAGTTCACACAGAAGTTAATTGAACATGACATACGTATAAGCATGGACGGGAAAGGCCGCTGGGTTGACAATGTTTTCATTGAGCGATTATGGCGAAGCCTGAAATATGAGGAGGTTTACTTAAAGGCTTATACCACGCCCCGTGAAGCCGAGCTTGAAATCGGCAACTACATGGTGTTTTATAATGAAGAGCGTAACCATCAAGGACTCAATAACCTCACTCCTGATGAGGCCTACTTCGGTAGGCAAAGATACGCAGCATGA
- a CDS encoding DUF4440 domain-containing protein, with product MDILVEQEIELHQYEIRKNRADIERLIHPSFTEVGKSGNSFNFDSIIEMMSSEKPSDLHVHSQKYECIQLEPSVQLLKYESALVKESGEVSDYAKRGSIWAFTGSGWQLKYHQGTPCAAFELI from the coding sequence ATGGATATTTTAGTTGAACAAGAAATCGAACTTCACCAGTATGAGATACGAAAAAATAGAGCAGATATTGAACGCCTAATTCACCCGAGTTTTACTGAGGTTGGTAAATCAGGTAACAGTTTTAACTTTGACTCGATAATCGAAATGATGAGTTCAGAAAAGCCTTCGGATTTGCATGTTCATTCGCAAAAATACGAATGTATTCAACTTGAACCGTCAGTTCAGCTTCTTAAATATGAATCAGCTTTAGTCAAAGAATCTGGTGAAGTAAGCGATTATGCTAAACGTGGTTCTATTTGGGCATTTACTGGTAGCGGTTGGCAGTTGAAGTATCATCAAGGAACGCCATGTGCGGCTTTTGAATTGATATAA
- a CDS encoding Fic family protein yields the protein MTALTDNMWNMKPNIPLAKQLAKRDVPALVYDAVNLEGVAMTLPEVQTILDGITVGGHRISDQNMAMNQARAWELIFGLVDQGEFQFNKETALRIHNIAGKEEALEWGKFRSGYVSITGSEYEPPAPDELDDKWLEVESQVNSESDVYDQAITAFLQMARAQFFWDVNKRTGRFMMNGILLANGFPIINVQAKRQQEFNTLMLDFYYSNDMTQMNKFLRSCLDEKIIRNFKLDLKIG from the coding sequence ATGACAGCATTGACAGATAACATGTGGAATATGAAACCAAATATACCGTTGGCTAAACAACTTGCCAAAAGAGATGTTCCAGCTTTGGTTTATGACGCTGTTAACCTCGAGGGTGTAGCAATGACTTTGCCTGAGGTGCAAACGATTCTTGATGGGATCACCGTAGGTGGCCATCGAATTAGTGATCAAAATATGGCAATGAACCAAGCTCGAGCATGGGAACTTATTTTTGGCTTAGTTGATCAAGGTGAGTTTCAATTTAATAAAGAAACCGCTTTGAGAATTCACAATATAGCTGGCAAAGAAGAAGCGTTAGAGTGGGGTAAGTTTCGCTCTGGTTACGTTTCCATTACGGGTTCAGAGTATGAGCCCCCCGCTCCAGATGAGTTGGACGATAAATGGCTTGAAGTTGAGAGTCAGGTTAATAGTGAATCTGATGTTTACGATCAAGCAATTACTGCATTTTTACAAATGGCACGCGCTCAATTTTTTTGGGATGTTAACAAACGTACCGGTCGGTTCATGATGAACGGTATTTTGTTGGCTAATGGTTTTCCTATCATTAATGTGCAAGCCAAGCGTCAGCAAGAGTTTAATACGCTCATGCTCGATTTTTACTATTCTAATGACATGACACAAATGAATAAGTTTTTACGAAGCTGTTTGGATGAAAAGATTATTCGTAATTTCAAGCTAGACCTGAAAATCGGCTAA
- a CDS encoding glyoxalase/bleomycin resistance/dioxygenase family protein, giving the protein MTPAAVLIHVPNVEQGLSWYQKAFSDAKPVYHSDFDFTVLDLNGFFIEIVQADEKVGSGKNGTVLYWSVNDLSKSLTYFEALGAKLYRGPMEIENGLSMCQVEDPFGNLIGLRGKAT; this is encoded by the coding sequence ATGACCCCAGCAGCAGTTCTTATTCATGTCCCTAATGTAGAACAGGGGTTAAGTTGGTATCAAAAAGCCTTTTCTGACGCGAAGCCTGTTTATCACTCAGATTTTGATTTTACAGTGTTAGACCTTAATGGCTTTTTTATTGAAATAGTGCAAGCTGATGAAAAGGTGGGCTCTGGTAAAAATGGTACTGTTCTTTATTGGTCGGTAAACGATTTATCCAAGTCATTAACATACTTTGAGGCTCTTGGCGCAAAGCTATACAGAGGCCCAATGGAAATAGAAAATGGGCTTTCAATGTGTCAAGTAGAAGACCCATTTGGTAACTTAATTGGCTTACGAGGCAAAGCCACATAA
- a CDS encoding ISAs1 family transposase has product MDYSEFKEHFSILSDTRQARKSTYNFFEVMFQVVTAMLCGMKTWDEIEGFGEENLTWFRKFSDYSSGVPSHDTLARIVGLIDPDEFSLCFVRWCNDIRREKSLVTHHVAIDGKSLKGTYDYSKNKCLTHMVNAYSVDTGLVLGQLKTDEKSNEITLIPQILKLIQVEDRVISLDAMGCQRAIAEDIVLRGGDYLMSVKDNQPRLHALFQSHFSFEKLAEYSSHAVEQEEAGKRGRKVIRTYITVPFTQEFGDFAVDWKGLKTLCIAVTYQKSNSESSGSLGIRYFISSKELTPVSFGELCRGHWGVESMHWWLDCVMGEDDSRITYQHAAENLSRIRQMCMNLIKLVEMKGTLKRRQLKCALNTEFREHVLFGT; this is encoded by the coding sequence ATGGATTACAGCGAATTTAAAGAGCATTTTAGCATATTGAGTGATACTCGTCAGGCAAGAAAATCGACCTATAATTTCTTCGAAGTGATGTTCCAGGTGGTGACAGCGATGCTGTGCGGAATGAAGACTTGGGATGAAATCGAAGGCTTTGGTGAGGAAAATTTAACCTGGTTTCGTAAGTTTAGTGACTACTCTTCTGGTGTGCCTAGTCACGATACCTTGGCGCGAATAGTGGGTTTGATTGATCCAGATGAGTTTTCATTGTGTTTCGTTCGATGGTGTAATGATATTCGGCGAGAAAAATCCTTAGTGACCCATCATGTTGCCATAGATGGCAAGTCATTAAAAGGTACGTATGATTATAGTAAAAACAAATGCTTAACTCATATGGTGAACGCGTATTCTGTAGATACTGGCCTTGTGCTAGGGCAGTTGAAAACGGATGAAAAATCGAATGAGATCACGTTAATTCCCCAGATATTGAAATTAATCCAAGTTGAAGACCGAGTTATCAGCCTAGATGCCATGGGATGTCAAAGAGCCATAGCGGAAGATATTGTTCTTAGAGGCGGTGACTATTTAATGTCCGTTAAGGATAACCAACCTCGTTTACATGCTCTTTTTCAATCTCATTTTTCTTTTGAGAAATTGGCAGAATATTCGTCTCACGCAGTAGAGCAAGAAGAGGCAGGTAAACGTGGTCGCAAGGTGATAAGGACCTACATCACGGTCCCATTTACCCAAGAATTTGGTGATTTTGCTGTTGATTGGAAAGGTTTAAAAACATTATGTATAGCAGTAACTTACCAGAAGTCGAATAGTGAATCATCGGGAAGTCTTGGTATTCGGTATTTCATCTCATCGAAGGAACTGACGCCGGTTAGTTTTGGCGAATTGTGTCGTGGTCACTGGGGTGTAGAGAGTATGCATTGGTGGCTGGATTGTGTGATGGGAGAAGATGATAGCCGCATTACTTATCAGCATGCGGCAGAGAATCTTTCGCGCATACGTCAAATGTGCATGAACTTGATAAAGTTAGTAGAAATGAAAGGCACTTTGAAAAGGCGGCAATTAAAATGTGCGTTAAATACAGAGTTTCGAGAGCACGTGTTATTTGGGACTTAA
- a CDS encoding Txe/YoeB family addiction module toxin, with translation MSSRLLSWTDESWNDYVYWQTQDKKTLKRINKLITDAKRSPFEGIGKPEPLKENLSGFWSRRIGDANRLVYAVDDSAITIISCRYHY, from the coding sequence ATGAGTAGTCGTTTATTATCTTGGACTGATGAATCTTGGAATGATTATGTTTATTGGCAGACGCAAGACAAGAAAACACTTAAACGTATAAATAAACTCATCACGGATGCTAAGCGTTCTCCTTTCGAGGGCATAGGTAAACCTGAGCCACTAAAAGAAAACTTATCTGGTTTTTGGTCGCGACGAATAGGCGATGCGAATAGGTTAGTTTATGCGGTTGATGATAGTGCTATCACGATTATTTCTTGCCGTTATCACTATTAA
- a CDS encoding type II toxin-antitoxin system Phd/YefM family antitoxin: MRIVSFTEARNSLKSVLDAVVNDADTTVITRRDSEDAVVMSLDYYNSLMETVHLLRSPANAEHLHRSIAQFKAGKASQRDLIDE; encoded by the coding sequence ATGAGAATTGTATCTTTTACAGAAGCTAGAAATAGCTTGAAGAGCGTTTTGGATGCTGTTGTTAATGACGCAGATACAACCGTGATCACACGTCGTGATTCTGAAGATGCCGTTGTTATGTCACTGGATTATTACAATAGCTTAATGGAAACGGTTCATTTACTTCGTTCTCCGGCAAATGCTGAGCACTTACATCGTTCAATTGCTCAATTTAAAGCGGGTAAGGCGAGCCAAAGAGATTTAATCGATGAGTAG
- a CDS encoding IS3 family transposase (programmed frameshift), whose translation MKNRTRRTFSAEFKLEAAQLVTEHGHSVTEAAKAMNVSKSAMDRWVRQLKQEQRGISPKASPLTPEQIEIRELKKRIANLEEHNEILKKGYCSLDVGLTEQFSMIEKLRKSFSVKTLCHVFSVHRSSYKYWRNRDKQLSPEQVKLHSIVSDMHEASHGSAGARTIADMVTNIEGIPLSRYRASKLMKLLGLVSCQSPKHKYRKAEQEHLEIPNLLGRQFAVTQPNQVWVGDVTYVWVGHRWMYLAVVMDLFARKPIGWAMSLSPDSKLTGKALMMAFESRGRPKGVMFHSDQGSHYTSRYYRQLLWRCQITQSLSRLGNCWDNAPMERFFRSLKSEWVPRAGYRSFAEAQQEIIRYIIGYYSQLRPHQYNGGLTPNESERLYWENSKTVANFS comes from the exons ATGAAAAATCGCACAAGACGAACTTTTAGTGCAGAGTTCAAGCTTGAAGCAGCACAATTAGTAACAGAGCACGGCCATTCGGTGACCGAAGCCGCTAAAGCAATGAATGTCAGTAAATCAGCAATGGATCGCTGGGTACGACAGCTTAAGCAAGAGCAACGAGGTATATCGCCGAAAGCCTCTCCGCTTACTCCAGAACAAATAGAAATTCGTGAACTCAAGAAGAGAATCGCTAACCTTGAGGAGCACAATGAAATTTTAAAAAAGG GCTACTGCTCTCTTGATGTCGGACTCACTGAACAATTCTCGATGATCGAGAAACTCAGGAAGAGCTTTAGTGTAAAAACCTTATGCCATGTGTTCAGTGTTCATCGTAGTAGCTACAAGTATTGGCGTAACAGAGACAAACAACTCTCGCCAGAGCAGGTGAAATTGCACTCTATTGTGAGTGACATGCATGAAGCTAGCCACGGCTCAGCAGGTGCACGTACGATTGCTGATATGGTAACCAATATTGAGGGCATACCGCTTAGCCGTTATCGAGCAAGTAAGCTAATGAAATTACTAGGCTTAGTGAGCTGCCAGTCACCTAAACATAAATACAGAAAGGCCGAACAAGAGCATCTTGAGATCCCCAATCTTTTAGGGCGGCAATTTGCTGTGACTCAACCGAATCAGGTTTGGGTTGGTGATGTCACCTATGTATGGGTTGGCCATCGTTGGATGTATTTGGCTGTTGTCATGGATCTGTTTGCACGAAAACCTATTGGTTGGGCAATGTCACTATCGCCAGACAGCAAGCTCACTGGAAAAGCATTGATGATGGCCTTTGAATCTAGGGGCAGGCCCAAAGGGGTCATGTTCCACAGTGATCAGGGTAGCCATTATACGAGTCGCTATTATCGTCAGTTACTATGGCGTTGTCAGATTACACAAAGCCTATCAAGACTAGGCAATTGTTGGGATAATGCGCCGATGGAGCGCTTCTTTAGAAGCCTGAAAAGCGAATGGGTTCCCAGGGCGGGTTATCGTAGTTTTGCAGAGGCGCAACAAGAGATCATTCGATACATTATTGGATATTACAGCCAACTTAGGCCACATCAGTATAACGGTGGGTTAACGCCCAATGAATCGGAACGCTTGTATTGGGAAAACTCTAAAACCGTGGCCAATTTTAGTTGA